A portion of the Panulirus ornatus isolate Po-2019 chromosome 43, ASM3632096v1, whole genome shotgun sequence genome contains these proteins:
- the LOC139762578 gene encoding putative carbonic anhydrase 3 — MSTLDLIPFISSTEAMKPPKWSYHGETGPDHWAENFPLCRGTRQSPVDLAMENVVNQTYYEPFRFFNYDKLPSNMTVVNNGHTIIVLLEMGNRPTVSGGGLGHEYELVQMHFHWGRDFSRGSEHKFGNRSYSAELHLVHYNLYYGSIEEAVRYSDGLAVLGICMDVMYTDNPNLNNIISALDYIYKADTQISIQPFPISQLMPNDMRLFFRYAGSLTTPPCSEVVVWTVFEKPIVVSHYQLAKFRTLWDDEGMPLVDNFRPLQAGNGRQVQYVHIN, encoded by the exons ATGAGCACACTGGATCTCATTCCTTTTATCTCATCCACAGAGGCAATGAAGCCGCCCAAGTGGAGTTACCACGGAGAGACCG GCCCGGACCACTGGGCTGAGAACTTCCCGTTGTGTCGAGGGACTAGGCAGTCGCCCGTAGACCTGGCGATGGAGAACGTCGTAAACCAAACCTACTACGAACCCTTCCGATTCTTCAACTACGACAAACTCCCTTCCAACATGACCGTGGTCAACAACGGCCACACAA TTATCGTTTTGTTGGAAATGGGGAATCGGCCCACAGTTAGCGGCGgcggcttgggacatgagtacgAGCTCGTCCAGATGCACTTCCACTGGGGGAGGGACTTCTCCAGGGGCTCCGAACACAAATTCGGTAACAGGAG TTATTCTGCCGAGCTTCACCTGGTCCACTACAACCTGTACTATGGCTCCATAGAAGAAGCTGTACGGTACTCAGACGGTCTGGCTGTGTTGGGCATCTGTATGGACGTCATGTATACTGACAACCCCAACCTAAACAACATCATCTCCGCCCTGGATTACATTTACAAGGCAG ATACCCAGATAAGTATACAGCCCTTCCCTATCTCACAACTGATGCCAAACGATATGCGGCTGTTTTTCCGATACGCGGGCTCCCTCACGACGCCCCCGTGCTCCGAGGTTGTCGTGTGGACGGTCTTCGAAAAACCCATTGTCGTCTCCCATTACCAG TTAGCAAAATTTCGTACGCTGTGGGACGACGAAGGGATGCCGTTGGTGGACAACTTCCGGCCACTGCAGGCAGGTAACGGCCGTCAG GTCCAGTATGTCCATATAAACTAA